From the Leptospira biflexa serovar Patoc strain 'Patoc 1 (Paris)' genome, one window contains:
- a CDS encoding DUF3095 domain-containing protein has protein sequence MDDFYKNLKPSSQFQSIFEDTIVSKVPDDWFVLITDIVGSTKAIEEGRYKDVNTAGGLTAIAVANVYGHMDFPFVFGGDGVTFLLPINLLFPIRSAIADTISQVKAAFGLEMRAGIVPVQELYRAGTELFLSKFKASEHYVQCSLFGTALPLAEQWIKEGKDESYLVRENEKILPADFTGFTCRWKDVPSERGEIVSLIVKPNHSDLEVCKKIVTRVLNFIRSEYGEEKDYHPLSLNQIELDNGDHLRKEAVARTGKHSGLKFRLTLMQIWIERTLMAAAIRWKLPIKSGHYSLDRLKEYQVMSADFRKYDGTLKMVIDGSKKHRLALERFLEQLEREGLLHYGMFVSNRSLMTCVLKVASSAEVHFVDGADGGFAMAAKVLKEKLKVN, from the coding sequence GTGGATGATTTTTATAAAAACCTAAAGCCCAGTTCCCAGTTTCAATCTATATTTGAAGATACCATTGTATCCAAAGTACCAGATGATTGGTTTGTCCTCATCACAGATATTGTTGGTTCCACAAAAGCAATCGAAGAAGGGCGTTATAAGGACGTGAACACGGCGGGGGGACTCACTGCCATTGCGGTGGCCAATGTGTATGGCCATATGGATTTTCCGTTTGTGTTTGGTGGGGATGGGGTTACATTTTTACTTCCTATCAATTTACTCTTTCCCATTCGGTCAGCAATTGCTGATACAATCTCCCAAGTGAAAGCTGCGTTTGGGTTAGAGATGCGTGCAGGGATTGTTCCTGTACAGGAATTGTATCGTGCAGGTACTGAGTTATTTTTAAGTAAATTTAAGGCTTCCGAGCATTACGTACAATGTTCTCTCTTTGGAACCGCATTGCCACTCGCCGAACAATGGATCAAAGAAGGGAAAGACGAATCCTATCTCGTCCGCGAGAATGAAAAAATTCTCCCAGCAGACTTTACTGGTTTTACGTGTCGTTGGAAAGATGTCCCGAGTGAACGGGGAGAGATCGTTTCTCTCATTGTCAAACCGAACCATTCTGATTTGGAAGTTTGTAAAAAAATTGTGACTCGTGTTTTGAATTTCATTCGATCTGAATACGGGGAAGAAAAGGACTACCATCCACTCAGTTTGAATCAAATTGAATTGGACAATGGTGATCACTTACGAAAAGAAGCAGTGGCAAGGACAGGAAAACATTCTGGGTTAAAGTTTCGCCTAACACTCATGCAAATTTGGATCGAAAGGACTTTGATGGCCGCAGCGATCCGTTGGAAACTCCCAATCAAATCGGGTCATTATTCTTTGGACCGACTGAAAGAATACCAAGTGATGTCTGCTGATTTTCGAAAGTATGATGGTACCCTCAAAATGGTGATTGATGGATCCAAAAAACATCGGCTTGCCCTCGAACGTTTTTTAGAGCAGTTGGAGAGGGAAGGTTTGCTTCATTATGGAATGTTTGTATCGAACCGGTCGCTTATGACCTGTGTTTTGAAGGTGGCGTCTTCCGCCGAAGTACATTTTGTGGATGGGGCTGATGGTGGTTTTGCAATGGCCGCCAAAGTTTTGAAGGAAAAGTTAAAAGTAAATTGA